A stretch of Actinomycetota bacterium DNA encodes these proteins:
- a CDS encoding aspartate 1-decarboxylase: protein MRRRMLGGKIHRATVTGACLDYEGSVTVDSTLLEAAGIIEHEAIEVWNVTTGARLTTYALAGAAGSGTVCLNGSASHHASVGDLVILATFIELGDTEARSWCPQAVFVDSDNRIREKRVERPFTAHALI from the coding sequence ATGAGACGCCGGATGTTGGGCGGCAAGATCCACCGCGCGACGGTGACCGGGGCATGCCTCGACTATGAGGGTAGCGTGACGGTCGACTCCACTTTGCTGGAGGCCGCCGGTATCATCGAGCACGAAGCCATCGAGGTCTGGAACGTGACGACCGGAGCCCGCCTCACAACCTACGCCCTGGCAGGAGCGGCGGGATCTGGGACGGTGTGCCTCAACGGCTCCGCCTCACATCACGCCTCAGTGGGCGACCTGGTCATACTTGCCACCTTTATCGAACTTGGGGACACAGAGGCCAGGTCTTGGTGCCCCCAAGCTGTTTTCGTCGATAGCGACAATCGCATCCGAGAGAAACGGGTCGAGCGTCCCTTCACCGCCCATGCCCTGATCTGA